In Carassius gibelio isolate Cgi1373 ecotype wild population from Czech Republic chromosome B17, carGib1.2-hapl.c, whole genome shotgun sequence, a single window of DNA contains:
- the tulp4b gene encoding tubby-related protein 4 isoform X2, with the protein MSRDYEEPGQSVGMLAAVEHGPVLCSDSNILCLSWKGRVPKSEKEKPVCRKRYYEEGWLATGNARGVVGVTFTSSHCRRDRNTPQRINFNLRGHNSEVVLVRWNEPFQKLATCDMEGGIFVWIQYEGRWSVELVNDRGAQVSDFTWSHDGTQALIAYRDGFVLVGSVSGQRHWSSEINLESQITCGIWTPDDQQVLFGTADGQVIVMDCHGRMLAHVLLHESDGIVSMSWNCPNFLVEDSTESDTDSDDPTQAHVQNLKPMLTVSFISGDISLMNNYDDLSPNIIRSGLKDVEVQWCSQGDLLAVAGMERHGLPAESACASLMRNALVKFYNVQGEHIYTLETPAQRPITTICWGHKDSRLFLACGPALYVVRVEHRVASLQLLCQQGIASALKEERDVGKLNMPSLLCSYVTTAFIPTIKPPIPDPNNIRDFVSYPTAGNERLHCTMKRSEENPEAGGPCYTLYLEHLGGLVPILKGRRISKLRPEFVIMDPKMDGKADEVCVNGMISYMTDSCNCSDSSDIELSDEWVGRKSPKLSRGNRSPKLPRINMESRKSPKLAQTSQEMSRSPRLPKKPSVRSPSLTRREFPVDGFSEHNYLAQVTSNIWGTKFKIVGLASFLPANLGAVIYKTSLLHLQPRQMTIYLPEVRKISLDFMSLPVFNPTVFSEDEDDLPVMGPSGVSADNPPCTVNIPIAPIHSPAQAMSPTQSIGLVQSLLANQNIQLDVLTNPTATAAAAAAAATAAAAAANATAAAANATVSEHSQDTVTAQYTVPTRYSNPGQVIFSGLEMSNILSGTLPPPPHHLPQQPHQQRQQQQQQQDHQQSKYQQQLQPQQQHLRLQHQSQQLHQQSLQQQHMQHQQQLQTQQHQQQQLQQQHQQQLQQQHQQQLQQQHQQQLQQQHQLQQQLQQQHQQLQQQHQQQLQHHQQQLHQQQMQQQQLQQQQQQIQQQVQQHQQQMHQQQFQQQQHQLQIQHEQMQQQQQQMQQQQQQIRQQIQEMRQQQQQLQQQHQQIQLQHQQMQRQHQQMQQQLKMQISLQHPPSGYATLSLHQLQLMPQITHPDQPPDRREVLPLKIPSRPQSFIETDSIEIQMRKVNPPPPYPGTVVSAAAATPTTAPPGLLVSNENGTTLSTDPCLTKDEFSLLPISLQYPTPLGYERITTFDSSGNVEEVCRPRRRLLRNQNTYGMQELGSSATLKVTSSENKKVQLPYSSATLSRLSVPRYSIPSGDPPPYPDTSSQMNTIRSPTQRIDSSLIHATLRRDRREPTLKVSQMVDTVRTLPTKSKMNGSLTLSYQPRIPTALYTCTQCSSNSSSTSVSVTGGGTNSSGIAGGTVVRQDFPPGKGAQHSTIIVHSKSTSPLASQSSYNLLSPIDNSRDRTVYVNSAFTEDETLSQQCHLEKSVRHLTLDVNLTIKRPPPYQWDSPAAEQLWIPQEQNILPGPPGPPHKPPPFLLSQPQHLDMTRLPFVLSTKPPTSPSSMTLPSSYQLSLSPFPSVVGHGGSQLQPLQSPAQSCGPSNMVTSSPFSQADSTLVLPPGYPANLTNLGCCTLPPMYPGTSSCSNLQLHPMSLHPWSTYSTCPPMPDHSATLPSKTHQALEKPVLSPPPPPPPPPPPPPPPPLPPPPPPVDLLNHQSTSEVIAESGESFQDQSSLNESPQGAERFSKKTRKRLDSRAEEANMSGVSEGKSKKENRTLSDFNSLISSPRLGSREKKKPKGQKEPLNKAKKLSRTSNEFQDSSESEPELFISGDELMNQSQSSKKGWKSKRNMRTANELEEIKCRKANEREDRSLGSQGFVYVMANKQPLWNEATQVYQLDFGGRVTQESAKNFQIELDGRQVMQFGRIDGNAYILDFQYPFSAVQAFAVALANVTQRLK; encoded by the exons ATGTCCAGGGACTATGAAGAG CCTGGTCAGTCTGTAGGGATGTTGGCTGCGGTGGAACATGGTCCGGTCCTCTGCAGTGACTCCAACATCCTCTGCCTCTCATGGAAAGGGAGAGTTCCCAAAAGTGAGAAGGAGAAGCCGGTGTGCAGGAAGCGCTACTATGAGGAGGGCTGGCTGGCCACTGGGAACGCCAGGGGTGTTGTGGGTGTGACGTTCACGTCTAGTCACTGTAGAAGGGACAGAAATACCCCACAACGAATCAACTTCAATTTACGGGGTCATAACAGTGAG GTTGTTCTTGTTAGGTGGAATGAACCGTTTCAGAAGCTTGCAACGTGTGACATGGAGGGAGGGATATTTGTGTGGATCCAGTATGAAGGAAGATGGTCCGTAGAGTTGGTGAATGACAGAGGTGCTCAG GTGAGTGACTTCACCTGGTCACATGATGGTACACAGGCCTTGATCGCCTACAGGGATGGTTTTGTTCTGGTGGGTTCAGTGAGCGGTCAGAGACACTGGTCATCTGAGATCAATCTGGAGAGCCAGATCACCTGTGGAATCTGGACCCCTGATGACCAGCAG GTGCTTTTTGGAACAGCAGACGGGCAAGTCATAGTGATGGACTGCCACGGCCGTATGCTTGCCCATGTTCTCCTGCATGAGTCAGATGGCATAGTCAGCATGTCTTGGAACTGCCCGAACTTCCTGGTGGAGGACAGCACTGAGAGCGATACAGACTCCGATGACCCTACTCAAGCTCACG TGCAAAATCTCAAACCAATGCTCACGGTCAGCTTCATATCAGGAGACATTAGTTTGATGAACAActatgatgacctttcacctaaCATTATACGCTCAGGACTGAAAG ATGTGGAGGTGCAATGGTGCTCTCAGGGAGACCTGCTGGCAGTGGCCGGGATGGAGAGACACGGCCTGCCCGCTGAATCAGCATGTGCCTCTTTAATGAGGAACGCCCTTGTCAAGTTTTACAATGTCCAAGGGGAACATATATACACATTAGAAACTCCAGCCCAA AGGCCCATCACCACGATTTGCTGGGGTCACAAGGACTCGCGTCTGTTTCTGGCCTGTGGACCAGCCCTGTATGTAGTGCGTGTGGAGCACCGTGTGGCTAGCCTGCAGCTTCTGTGTCAGCAGGGCATTGCCAGTGCTCTTAAAGAGGAGAGAGATGTGGGAAAACTGAACATGCCTTCACTCCTCTGTTCCTATGTTACCACTGCTTTCATCCCAACTATCAAG CCACCCATCCCAGATCCGAATAACATCCGAGACTTTGTGAGCTATCCGACAGCAGGGAATGAACGCCTGCACTGCACTATGAAACGTTCAGAGGAGAATCCAGAAGCAGGAGGCCCCTGTTACACCCTCTATCTGGAACACCTGGGAGGTTTGGTGCCTATTCTCAAGGGTCGTCGCATCAGCAAACTGCGACCGGAGTTTGTCATTATGGACCCAAAAATGGATGGTAAAGCAG ATGAGGTCTGTGTAAATGGGATGATCTCCTATATGACTGACAGCTGTAACTGCTCAGACTCAAGCGATATTGAGTTGAGCGATGAGTGGGTTGGGCGAAAGTCGCCCAAACTTTCTAGAGGAAACAGGTCTCCTAAGCTTCCTAG AATTAATATGGAATCAAGAAAGTCTCCTAAACTTGCCCAAACATCTCAAGAAATGTCTAGGTCTCCTAGATTACCAAAGAAGCCTTCAGTTCGGTCTCCGAGTCTTACTCGAAGAGAATTTCCAGTTGATGGCTTTAGTGAG CATAATTACTTGGCCCAGGTCACCTCTAACATTTGGGGAACAAAGTTTAAGATTGTAGGCCTTGCCTCATTTTTGCCAGCTAACTTGGGAGCAG TTATTTATAAAACTAGTTTGCTGCACCTGCAACCTCGTCAGATGACGATTTATTTGCCTGAGGTGCGTAAAATATCGCTGGACTTCATGAGTCTGCCAGTCTTTAATCCCACTGTgttcagtgaagatgaagatgatttACCTG TTATGGGACCCTCAGGAGTGTCAGCCGACAATCCTCCTTGCACAGTTAATATCCCCATTGCTCCAATTCACAGCCCTGCTCAAGCCATGTCACCTACGCAGAGTATAGGCTTAGTGCAGTCTCTCCTAGCCAACCAGAATATACAGCTTGATGTCCTTACCAATCCCACTGCCACTGCAGCAGCGGCAgctgcagcagcaacagcagcagcagcagcagctaatgcaacagcagcagcagctaaTGCAACAGTATCTGAGCACAGTCAGGACACTGTAACAGCACAATACACTGTGCCAACCAGATATTCCAACCCTGGACAGGTGATTTTCAGTGGACTGGAAATGAGTAATATCCTGAGTGgaactcttcctcctcctccacaTCATCTACCACAACAACCCCACCAACAAcgtcaacaacaacagcaacaacaagaCCATCAACAATCTAAATATCAACAGCAATTACAACCACAGCAGCAGCATCTGAGATTACAACATCAGTCACAGCAGCTGCATCAACAATCGCTGCAGCAGCAACACATGCAACATCAGCAGCAACTGCAAACGCAGcagcatcaacaacaacaactgcaacAGCAGCATCAACAGCAACTGCAACAGCAGCATCAACAGCAACTGCAACAGCAGcatcaacaacaactgcaacAGCAGCATCAACTGCAACAGCAACTGCAACAGCAACATCAACAACTGCAACAGCAGCATCAACAACAGTTGCAACATCATCAACAGCAACTGCATCAGCAGCAAATGCAACAGCAGCAACtgcaacagcagcaacaacagatTCAACAGCAAGTGCAGCAGCATCAACAACAAATGCATCAACAACAATTccaacagcagcagcatcagTTGCAGATTCAGCATGAGcaaatgcagcagcagcagcaacagatgcaacaacagcagcaacaaatTCGACAGCAAATACAAGAAatgagacagcagcagcaacaacttcaACAGCAGCATCAACAAATACAGCTGCAGCATCAGCAAATGCAAAGACAGCATCAGCAAATGCAGCAGCAGCTTAAAATGCAAATTTCCCTTCAACATCCACCTTCAGGGTATGCTACTCTATCCCTTCATCAGCTGCAGCTAATGCCTCAAATTACTCATCCAGACCAGCCTCCAGACAGACGAGAAGTTCTCCCTCTGAAGATTCCCTCACGACCACAGTCATTTATTGAAACTGACTCCATTGAGATTCAGATGCGCAAAGTAAACCCTCCACCACCTTACCCAGGTACAGTGGTATCTGCTGCAGCTGCCACACCGACTACGGCCCCTCCTGGTCTTCTTGTTAGTAATGAGAATGGCACTACACTGTCAACAGATCCATGTTTAACTAAGGATGAATTCTCTCTCCTCCCAATTAGCCTCCAGTACCCAACTCCACTAGGCTATGAAAGAATCACTACTTTTGACAGCAGTGGAAATGTCGAAGAGGTGTGTCGCCCAAGGAGACGTCTTTTAAGGAACCAAAATACCTATGGGATGCAAGAACTGGGCAGCTCCGCCACATTGAAAGTAACCTCATCTGAGAACAAGAAAGTCCAGTTGCCATACAGCTCTGCAACTCTTAGTCGCCTCTCAGTGCCTAGATATTCCATACCAAGCGGAGACCCACCACCTTATCCTGACACATCTAGCCAAATGAACACAATCAGAAGTCCCACGCAAAGGATTGACAGCAGTTTGATTCATGCCACTTTGCGCCGTGATCGCAGGGAACCGACCCTGAAGGTTTCACAAATGGTGGATACAGTGAGGACTCTACCGACTAAATCCAAAATGAACGGTTCCCTCACACTCTCCTATCAGCCAAGGATACCTACGGCTTTGTATACATGCACTCAGTGTAGTAGTAATAGCAGCAGCACTAGTGTAAGTGTCACTGGTGGGGGCACCAACAGCAGTGGAATTGCTGGAGGAACTGTGGTGAGGCAAGACTTTCCACCTGGAAAAGGGGCTCAACACAGCACGATTATTGTGCACTCCAAAAGTACCTCGCCATTAGCCTCCCAGTCGTCCTATAATCTCCTGAGTCCCATTGACAATAGTAGAGACAGAACTGTCTATGTGAACTCTGCCTTTACGGAAGACGAGACACTAAGTCAGCAGTGCCATCTTGAAAAGTCAGTGCGGCATTTAACACTTGATGTCAATTTGACAATCAAACGGCCGCCACCTTACCAATGGGACTCTCCTGCAGCAGAACAACTGTGGATACCTCAAGAGCAAAATATATTGCCTGGACCTCCAGGACCACCACATAAGCCACCACCATTTTTACTTAGCCAACCACAGCACTTAGACATGACCCGACTACCTTTTGTCCTTTCAACGAAACCTCCCACCAGTCCCAGCTCTATGACCCTCCCTTCATCATATCAGTTATCCCTTTCACCCTTCCCATCAGTTGTAGGGCATGGTGGATCTCAGCTACAGCCTTTGCAGAGTCCTGCACAATCATGTGGCCCCAGTAACATGGTAACATCTAGCCCTTTCAGCCAAGCAGACTCAACTTTAGTCCTACCCCCAGGTTATCCTGCAAATTTGACCAATCTAGGTTGTTGCACTCTGCCTCCCATGTACCCAGGGACTAGCTCATGCAGCAACCTTCAGCTGCATCCAATGAGCTTGCATCCTTGGAGCACATACAGCACTTGTCCTCCCATGCCAGACCACTCTGCCACACTGCCCAGTAAGACCCATCAGGCCCTGGAGAAGCCGGTTCTCTCTCCACCTCCACCACCTCCACCTCccccaccacctcctcctccacctcctcttcctcctcctcctccacccgtTGATCTCTTGAACCATCAGAGCACCTCTGAGGTGATTGCAGAATCTGGGGAGAGCTTTCAGGATCAGTCCTCTCTCAATGAGAGTCCACAAGGAGCAGAGAGGTTCAGCAAGAAGACACGTAAGAGGCTTGACAGTAGGGCAGAAGAGGCCAATATGTCTGGAGTTTCTGAAGGGAAATCCAAAAAAGAGAATCGCACACTCTCTGACTTTAATTCCCTGATCTCCAGCCCAAGACTTGGCAGCAGGGAAAAGAAGAAACCTAAAGGGCAGAAAGAGCCATTGAACAAGGCTAAGAAACTGAGTAGGACCTCCAATGAGTTCCAGGACAGTTCAGAGAGTGAGCCTGAACTCTTCATCAGTGGTGACGAGCTGATGAATCAAAGCCAGAGCAGTAAGAAAGGATGGAAGAGCAAACGCAATATGCGTACAGCAAACGAACTTGAGGAAATCAAGTGTCGTAAAGCTAACGAGAGAGAGGATCGTAGTCTTGGCAGCCAGGGCTTTGTCTATGTCATGGCCAACAAGCAGCCATTGTGGAACGAAGCTACCCAGGTTTACCAGCTTGACTTTGGAGGACGGGTGACACAGGAGTCGGCCAAAAACTTTCAAATTGAGCTTGATGGACGCCAG GTAATGCAGTTTGGCAGAATCGATGGCAATGCATATATCCTGGATTTTCAGTATCCATTCTCAGCGGTACAGGCATTTGCTGTGGCCTTGGCCAATGTAACTCAgagacttaaataa